In Eremothecium gossypii ATCC 10895 chromosome IV, complete sequence, the genomic stretch TTTCACTGTGAGTAGAGATCCACAACCACCGACCGGGCAGGCTGCTGGCACACACGAGGCCATTGATATCGCCCCTGGACGTCTTCAATCCCCCTTAATGCCTTCGAGCCATTCGGCTGGCGGGGGAATCACGTCCAAGGCACGTGGCAACAGGTCCAATACTGTTCGTGGCTTAAACCCTTATTTCGCATACCAAGGCTTGCCACCCCACGCAGAGCCTGCTCATGATGGCTCACAGAGATCATATGATAACTCAACGTTCCTCACGACACCGAACACTGCACAGACTTCACAGACTACGTTGTCTTATACAAACTGCTCCAGTAACGCCAGTGCAGCATCGTTGAATGATATAGAAGAAAATGAGGAAGTATGTTCTTTCCAACATACGAAGAAGTCACCAGATATCTTATTGCAGGCTATCGGATGTCCTGTTACGCCCTTGACCGCCTCTGAGTCTCGCGAGGAAACTCCATTGAAGTCACCCGTTTTAAGGCGCGTCGCTTCACAGCCAACTAGTCTTAACAAGCAAGAGGGCCAAACTCGTAATAACCAACAAGCTACAGATGCTGGTGCATCCTTGATGGCTCACCAGACCCTACCAGTTCCCGTATCATGTCGctcgtcctcctcttcGAATATGTGTGCCGAAGCATCTGCTACTGCACGGCTTGAAGGAGGAAGCCCAGAGCATCTAGAACTACCACCCAAAAGATCACAGCGGCTAAGGGCCAAATCCTTCGGAAATAAATTCCGGGAAGCTGTTGTAGGCCCTCAGTCTTTTGAAAAGATTCGACTACTTGGTCAGGGTGATGTTGGTAAGGTTTATTTGGTTAGAGAGAAGAAGTCCGATAGATTGTACGCATTGAAGATATTTGGAAAGGCAGAGATGATCAAAAGAAAAAAAATCAAAAGAATACTTGCTGAGCAAGAAATATTGGCCACCAGTAACCATCCATTCATTGTCACACTTTATCATTCATTCCAGACCGAGGATTACCTATATCTATGCATGGAGTACTGTATGGGTGGAGAATTCTTCAGGGCACTACAAACCAGGAAGACAAAGTGCATTTCTGAGGATGATGCAAGATTCTACGCGAGCGAAGTGACTGCGGCTTTGGAATATTTACATTTGATGGGTTTTATATATCGTGATCTCAAACCTGAGAATATTCTACTTCATCAATCTGGTCACGTTATGCTTTCTGATTTTGACCTGTCAGTACAGGCAAAAGGAACCAGAAATCCTCAGGTTAAGGGAAATGCCCAGTCTTCGCTTGTCGACACAAAAGTTTGTTCTGATGGCTTCA encodes the following:
- the FPK1 gene encoding serine/threonine protein kinase FPK1 (Syntenic homolog of Saccharomyces cerevisiae YNR047W (FPK1) and YCR091W (KIN82)), with the protein product MRTPRLPMKGNIAEVVLYRCSKTINDHQYSNPRPVALDGRMMETTNTQKPLQWQTTPGEGSLEVHSPEQDRQRSISLSKFIPRSLKRNNSMNGSVESHVDAGDAEVDQEGQRASNGRQLGPGGEKRPEAGQLRGTGALPVILKENNKFASRLRSMFKASRELSQQEPNDVQQVSPEGKAEGTARHTPDGGMRVRSPSTPTFTVSRDPQPPTGQAAGTHEAIDIAPGRLQSPLMPSSHSAGGGITSKARGNRSNTVRGLNPYFAYQGLPPHAEPAHDGSQRSYDNSTFLTTPNTAQTSQTTLSYTNCSSNASAASLNDIEENEEVCSFQHTKKSPDILLQAIGCPVTPLTASESREETPLKSPVLRRVASQPTSLNKQEGQTRNNQQATDAGASLMAHQTLPVPVSCRSSSSSNMCAEASATARLEGGSPEHLELPPKRSQRLRAKSFGNKFREAVVGPQSFEKIRLLGQGDVGKVYLVREKKSDRLYALKIFGKAEMIKRKKIKRILAEQEILATSNHPFIVTLYHSFQTEDYLYLCMEYCMGGEFFRALQTRKTKCISEDDARFYASEVTAALEYLHLMGFIYRDLKPENILLHQSGHVMLSDFDLSVQAKGTRNPQVKGNAQSSLVDTKVCSDGFRTNSFVGTEEYIAPEVIRGNGHTASVDWWTLGILTYEMLFGFTPFKGDNTNQTFSNILKNDVYFPNNNDISRTCKDLIKKLLVKKESKRLGSKFGASEIKKHPFFKTVQWALLRNQEPPLIPVLTEDGYDFAKLSHKKDVKKAEKFGPSGDSTHKFKVAASIDSVEEQERIMFEEKVEHDDAVSDDDPFHDFNSMSLMKQDNNSLIYGDNNSYGKITYAPNQNRSRSNSHRSFFKR